Proteins from a genomic interval of Oncorhynchus clarkii lewisi isolate Uvic-CL-2024 chromosome 13, UVic_Ocla_1.0, whole genome shotgun sequence:
- the LOC139424623 gene encoding protein AF-17-like isoform X2: MREMVGGCCVCSDERGWAENPLVYCDGHGCSVAVHQACYGIVQVPTGPWFCRKCESQERAARVRCELCPHKDGALKRTDSGGWAHVVCALYIPEVQFANVLTMEPIVLQYVPHDRYIKTCYICEDHGRESKAACGACMTCNRQGCRQAFHVTCAQMAGLLCEEEGPEADNVKYCGYCKHHYIKMQRKMRSSGENTERGSFGHSRGGSTSPAQDKHGSHHHRLRKSHKDKVRQKERHKKSSDGLGSSLSSSMDKLSSGHHSNKDSEGNLKRLSSHGQLGHRSKKTGSIGKSCSSSSCSSSPFNTGGGSQDLLPFSSTSRLERDPDRGADEHGAEEPRDERTRRTAPEEDDEEGEEEKEEEKEEEEELDNSKYHNKASLQPPALTPVDGPPGGSSQGHERSEGETNSFETKVTISTFGSIMRITSSSGGIGSGSSKLRKITSSSSGDYKLSKSLLKSPHLATPPVLEEANLEEDKATPPPPLPTHRERKHRGNKKSRHGPGRPRGSKNRERTERREEEYRHHTAPAPPPSLTSSSTSSSSLFPSSSSLPHTAYSSTLPTSSLSSSSFPSSSTSSSVSFSTGRGNTLLRSGIYTCHEGPLSLSGGVCNTPLSLGGGVCSTALSSGLLPSHVSTLSLQPVNSALNPQVHVPCSSSSYSLSSSQPFGRVFSTARTLPSLLSQAQTSLQEFEMDDCRFPCHDNSPRESLSSQSPMSCLPLLFDQREGVGPGVRGRPENVPQSSSHIELLLEKHGNGEMGANIVEMLQSLHSLQQENQRLQDQILSLTAKKERLQLLNVELACPFPPQVHHSHHSAQGLVPTTTHISFLSSAHDPLSTNKSPLSKCCFLNDTSFITSSEELHSGSPSRSSSSLSFQSTPPPQQSPASFGQPLLNGLGGRGLTDSLGGLSQASSSMVGGLMVSLAGSPQLNMNGVLGSLNGVIQSPVQNGPQPTLPALRPQPPPLGPQALAQGLQIPKSMSPSSLLSEQQKQLLLQQHFTPEQQVVVYQMLQQQWQRELQRLTLTGALTSTPTAQSPNLGASPLQGGQGNPLFGLQENALHKPGGVGEKGGDNNG, translated from the exons ATGCGGGAAATGGTTGGAGGTTGCTGCGTGTGTTCCGATGAGCGAGGCTGGGCTGAAAATCCTCTTGTATACTGTGATGGGCACGGGTGCAGCGTCGCTGTTCACCAGG cgtGCTATGGTATTGTCCAGGTGCCCACTGGCCCGTGGTTCTGTCGAAAATGTGAGTCTCAGGAGAGAGCTGCCAGAGTG AGATGTGAGCTGTGCCCTCACAAAGATGGCGCCCTCAAGAGGACAGACAGTGGAG GCTGGGCCCATGTGGTTTGTGCACTCTACATTCCCGAGGTGCAGTTTGCCAACGTTCTCACCATGGAGCCTATCGTACTACAGTACGTCCCTCACGACAGATACATCAAG ACGTGTTATATCTGTGAGGACCATGGGCGAGAGAGCAAGGCTGCGTGTGGGGCCTGCATGACGTGCAACCGGCAGGGCTGTCGACAAGCCTTCCACGTCACCTG TGCTCAGATGGCTGGCCTGCTGTGTGAGGAGGAGGGCCCCGAGGCTGACAACGTCAAGTACTGTGGCTACTGCAAGCACCATTACATCAAGATG CAGAGGAAGATGCGCTCCAGTGGAGAGAACACCGAACGCGGCTCCTTCGGCCACTCCAGGGGGGGCTCCACGTCCCCCGCCCAGGATAAACACGGCTCCCACCACCACAGGCTCAGGAAG AGTCACAAGGACAAGGTGAGGCAAAAGGAGAGGCATAAAAAGTCATCTGATGGTCTGGGGTCCTCACTGTCCAGCAGTATGGACAAG TTGTCGTCGGGTCACCACAGCAACAAGGACAGCGAGGGGAATTTGAAGAGGTTGAGCTCTCACGGCCAGCTGGGACACCGCAGTAAGAAGACAGGAAGCATTGGCAAGAgctgctcctcttcctcttgcTCCTCCAGTCCCTTCAACACGG GTGGCGGCTCCCAAGACCTCCTCCCGTTCTCCTCTACCTCTCGTTTGGAGCGCGACCCCGACCGAGGAGCGGACGAGCACGGCGCCGAGGAGCCCCGGGACGAGCGGACCAGACGGACAGCGCCTGAGGAAGATGacgaggaaggggaggaggaaaaggaagaagagaaagaagaggaggaggaattggACAATAGTAAATACCACAACAAGGCCTCCCTGCAGCCCCCGGCCCTGACCCCGGTTGACGGACCTCCCGGAGGGTCGTCGCAGGGTCACGAGAGGTCAGAGGGCGAGACCAACTCTTTCGAGACCAAGGTCACCATCTCCACCTTCGGCTCCATCATGCGCATCACTTCCTCCTCGGGTGGGATAGGCAGCGGCAGCAGCAAGCTCCGCAAAATCACTTCCTCTTCCTCGGGGGACTACAAGCTTTCCAAGTCGCTTCTCAAGTCCCCGCACCTAGCCACGCCCCCTGTACTGGAGGAGGCCAACCTAGAGGAGGACAAGGCCACGCCCCCACCACCGCTGCCAACACACCGGGAGAGGAAGCACCGTGGCAACAAGAAGAGCCGGCATGGACCGGGGCGCCCGCGAGGGAGCAAGAACCGGGAGCGGACAGAGAGGCGAGAGGAGGAGTACCGTCACCACACGGCTCCTGCTCCACCTCCTTCcctaacctcctcctccacctcgtcCTCCTCGCTCTTCCCcagctcctcctccctcccccacacAGCGTACTCCTCCACCctgcccacctcctccctctcctcctcctccttcccctcctcctccacttcctctagCGTCAGTTTCTCCACAGGCCGCGGCAATACGCTGCTCCGCTCCG GAATCTACACCTGTCACGAGGGCCCTCTGTCTTTGAGTGGGGGTGTCTGTAACACCCCTCTATCGTTGGGCGGAGGCGTATGTAGCACCGCTCTCTCTTCAGGACTCCTGCCATCTCACGTCTCCACACTGTCACTTCAACCAGTCAACTCTGCCCTCAACCCACAG GTGCATGTTCCATGTTCCAGTTCTTCCTACAGCCTCAGCTCCTCTCAGCCGTTTGGCAGGGTTTTTTCTACTGCCCGTACACTGCCCTCACTACTGAGCCAAGCCCAGACCTCActtcaag agttCGAGATGGACGACTGTCGCTTCCCATGTCACGACAACTCGCCACGAGAGAGCCTTTCCTCACA GTCTCCTATGAGCTGTCTGCCTCTACTGTTTGACCAGAGGGAGGGTGTGGGCCCTGGGGTCAGAGGTCGCCCTGAAAACGTCCCTCAATCCAGCTCCCACATAGAGCTCCTCCTGGAGAAGCATGGCAACGGAGAGATGGGTGCCAACA ttGTAGAGATGCTCCAGTCCCTCCACTCGCTGCAGCAGGAGAACCAGCGTCTCCAGGACCAGATTCTCAGCCTGACGGCCAAGAAGGAGCGGCTGCAGCTGCTCAACGTGGAGCTGGCCTGTCCCTTCCCCCCGCAGGTCCACCACTCCCACCACTCCGCCCAGGGCCTAGTGCCCACCACCACCCACATCAGCTTCCTCTCCTCCGCACACG ACCCCCTCAGCACCAATAAGAGTCCCCTGTCTAAATGCTGCTTCCTGAATGATACCTCCTTCATCACCTCATCCGAG GAGCTCCACTCTGGTAGTCCCTCCCGCAGtagctcctccctctccttccagaGCACTCCACCCCCACAGCAGAGCCCCGCCTCCTTCGGCCAGCCTTTGCTGAACGGGCTGGGTGGGCGGGGTTTGACTGACAGCCTGGGGGGCCTCAGTCAGGCCAGCAGTTCCATGGTGGGCGGGCTCATGGTCTCCCTAGCAGGAAGTCCCCAGCTGAACATGAACGGCGTGCTGGGCAGCCTGAACGGGGTGATCCAGTCACCTGTCCAGAACGGACCCCAGCCCACCCTGCCGGCCCTGAGGCCCCAGCCTCCCCCTTTGGGCCCCCAGGCACTGGCACAGGGCCTGCAAATCCCCAAGAGCATGAGTCC GTCTTCCCTCCTGTCTGAGCAGCAGAAGCAGCTCCTTCTCCAGCAGCACTTCACTCCA GAGCAGCAGGTGGTGGTCTATCAGATGCTGCAGCAGCAGTGGCAGAGGGAGCTACAGCGCCTCACACTGACCGGGGCCCTCACCTCCACCCCCACTGCCCAGTCCCCAAACCTGGGGGCCTCGCCCCTGCAGGGTGGCCAGGGAAACCCCCTCTTCGGCCTACAGGAGAATGCACTTCACAAGCCCGGG GGGGTGGGAGAGAAGGGCGGAGACAACAATGGCTGA
- the LOC139424623 gene encoding protein AF-17-like isoform X1, with amino-acid sequence MREMVGGCCVCSDERGWAENPLVYCDGHGCSVAVHQACYGIVQVPTGPWFCRKCESQERAARVRCELCPHKDGALKRTDSGGWAHVVCALYIPEVQFANVLTMEPIVLQYVPHDRYIKTCYICEDHGRESKAACGACMTCNRQGCRQAFHVTCAQMAGLLCEEEGPEADNVKYCGYCKHHYIKMQRKMRSSGENTERGSFGHSRGGSTSPAQDKHGSHHHRLRKSHKDKVRQKERHKKSSDGLGSSLSSSMDKLSSGHHSNKDSEGNLKRLSSHGQLGHRSKKTGSIGKSCSSSSCSSSPFNTGGGSQDLLPFSSTSRLERDPDRGADEHGAEEPRDERTRRTAPEEDDEEGEEEKEEEKEEEEELDNSKYHNKASLQPPALTPVDGPPGGSSQGHERSEGETNSFETKVTISTFGSIMRITSSSGGIGSGSSKLRKITSSSSGDYKLSKSLLKSPHLATPPVLEEANLEEDKATPPPPLPTHRERKHRGNKKSRHGPGRPRGSKNRERTERREEEYRHHTAPAPPPSLTSSSTSSSSLFPSSSSLPHTAYSSTLPTSSLSSSSFPSSSTSSSVSFSTGRGNTLLRSGIYTCHEGPLSLSGGVCNTPLSLGGGVCSTALSSGLLPSHVSTLSLQPVNSALNPQVHVPCSSSSYSLSSSQPFGRVFSTARTLPSLLSQAQTSLQEFEMDDCRFPCHDNSPRESLSSQSPMSCLPLLFDQREGVGPGVRGRPENVPQSSSHIELLLEKHGNGEMGANIVEMLQSLHSLQQENQRLQDQILSLTAKKERLQLLNVELACPFPPQVHHSHHSAQGLVPTTTHISFLSSAHDPLSTNKSPLSKCCFLNDTSFITSSEELHSGSPSRSSSSLSFQSTPPPQQSPASFGQPLLNGLGGRGLTDSLGGLSQASSSMVGGLMVSLAGSPQLNMNGVLGSLNGVIQSPVQNGPQPTLPALRPQPPPLGPQALAQGLQIPKSMSPSSLLSEQQKQLLLQQHFTPEQQVVVYQMLQQQWQRELQRLTLTGALTSTPTAQSPNLGASPLQGGQGNPLFGLQENALHKPGVSADMQLFETPYLNRPLYMSILDRLKL; translated from the exons ATGCGGGAAATGGTTGGAGGTTGCTGCGTGTGTTCCGATGAGCGAGGCTGGGCTGAAAATCCTCTTGTATACTGTGATGGGCACGGGTGCAGCGTCGCTGTTCACCAGG cgtGCTATGGTATTGTCCAGGTGCCCACTGGCCCGTGGTTCTGTCGAAAATGTGAGTCTCAGGAGAGAGCTGCCAGAGTG AGATGTGAGCTGTGCCCTCACAAAGATGGCGCCCTCAAGAGGACAGACAGTGGAG GCTGGGCCCATGTGGTTTGTGCACTCTACATTCCCGAGGTGCAGTTTGCCAACGTTCTCACCATGGAGCCTATCGTACTACAGTACGTCCCTCACGACAGATACATCAAG ACGTGTTATATCTGTGAGGACCATGGGCGAGAGAGCAAGGCTGCGTGTGGGGCCTGCATGACGTGCAACCGGCAGGGCTGTCGACAAGCCTTCCACGTCACCTG TGCTCAGATGGCTGGCCTGCTGTGTGAGGAGGAGGGCCCCGAGGCTGACAACGTCAAGTACTGTGGCTACTGCAAGCACCATTACATCAAGATG CAGAGGAAGATGCGCTCCAGTGGAGAGAACACCGAACGCGGCTCCTTCGGCCACTCCAGGGGGGGCTCCACGTCCCCCGCCCAGGATAAACACGGCTCCCACCACCACAGGCTCAGGAAG AGTCACAAGGACAAGGTGAGGCAAAAGGAGAGGCATAAAAAGTCATCTGATGGTCTGGGGTCCTCACTGTCCAGCAGTATGGACAAG TTGTCGTCGGGTCACCACAGCAACAAGGACAGCGAGGGGAATTTGAAGAGGTTGAGCTCTCACGGCCAGCTGGGACACCGCAGTAAGAAGACAGGAAGCATTGGCAAGAgctgctcctcttcctcttgcTCCTCCAGTCCCTTCAACACGG GTGGCGGCTCCCAAGACCTCCTCCCGTTCTCCTCTACCTCTCGTTTGGAGCGCGACCCCGACCGAGGAGCGGACGAGCACGGCGCCGAGGAGCCCCGGGACGAGCGGACCAGACGGACAGCGCCTGAGGAAGATGacgaggaaggggaggaggaaaaggaagaagagaaagaagaggaggaggaattggACAATAGTAAATACCACAACAAGGCCTCCCTGCAGCCCCCGGCCCTGACCCCGGTTGACGGACCTCCCGGAGGGTCGTCGCAGGGTCACGAGAGGTCAGAGGGCGAGACCAACTCTTTCGAGACCAAGGTCACCATCTCCACCTTCGGCTCCATCATGCGCATCACTTCCTCCTCGGGTGGGATAGGCAGCGGCAGCAGCAAGCTCCGCAAAATCACTTCCTCTTCCTCGGGGGACTACAAGCTTTCCAAGTCGCTTCTCAAGTCCCCGCACCTAGCCACGCCCCCTGTACTGGAGGAGGCCAACCTAGAGGAGGACAAGGCCACGCCCCCACCACCGCTGCCAACACACCGGGAGAGGAAGCACCGTGGCAACAAGAAGAGCCGGCATGGACCGGGGCGCCCGCGAGGGAGCAAGAACCGGGAGCGGACAGAGAGGCGAGAGGAGGAGTACCGTCACCACACGGCTCCTGCTCCACCTCCTTCcctaacctcctcctccacctcgtcCTCCTCGCTCTTCCCcagctcctcctccctcccccacacAGCGTACTCCTCCACCctgcccacctcctccctctcctcctcctccttcccctcctcctccacttcctctagCGTCAGTTTCTCCACAGGCCGCGGCAATACGCTGCTCCGCTCCG GAATCTACACCTGTCACGAGGGCCCTCTGTCTTTGAGTGGGGGTGTCTGTAACACCCCTCTATCGTTGGGCGGAGGCGTATGTAGCACCGCTCTCTCTTCAGGACTCCTGCCATCTCACGTCTCCACACTGTCACTTCAACCAGTCAACTCTGCCCTCAACCCACAG GTGCATGTTCCATGTTCCAGTTCTTCCTACAGCCTCAGCTCCTCTCAGCCGTTTGGCAGGGTTTTTTCTACTGCCCGTACACTGCCCTCACTACTGAGCCAAGCCCAGACCTCActtcaag agttCGAGATGGACGACTGTCGCTTCCCATGTCACGACAACTCGCCACGAGAGAGCCTTTCCTCACA GTCTCCTATGAGCTGTCTGCCTCTACTGTTTGACCAGAGGGAGGGTGTGGGCCCTGGGGTCAGAGGTCGCCCTGAAAACGTCCCTCAATCCAGCTCCCACATAGAGCTCCTCCTGGAGAAGCATGGCAACGGAGAGATGGGTGCCAACA ttGTAGAGATGCTCCAGTCCCTCCACTCGCTGCAGCAGGAGAACCAGCGTCTCCAGGACCAGATTCTCAGCCTGACGGCCAAGAAGGAGCGGCTGCAGCTGCTCAACGTGGAGCTGGCCTGTCCCTTCCCCCCGCAGGTCCACCACTCCCACCACTCCGCCCAGGGCCTAGTGCCCACCACCACCCACATCAGCTTCCTCTCCTCCGCACACG ACCCCCTCAGCACCAATAAGAGTCCCCTGTCTAAATGCTGCTTCCTGAATGATACCTCCTTCATCACCTCATCCGAG GAGCTCCACTCTGGTAGTCCCTCCCGCAGtagctcctccctctccttccagaGCACTCCACCCCCACAGCAGAGCCCCGCCTCCTTCGGCCAGCCTTTGCTGAACGGGCTGGGTGGGCGGGGTTTGACTGACAGCCTGGGGGGCCTCAGTCAGGCCAGCAGTTCCATGGTGGGCGGGCTCATGGTCTCCCTAGCAGGAAGTCCCCAGCTGAACATGAACGGCGTGCTGGGCAGCCTGAACGGGGTGATCCAGTCACCTGTCCAGAACGGACCCCAGCCCACCCTGCCGGCCCTGAGGCCCCAGCCTCCCCCTTTGGGCCCCCAGGCACTGGCACAGGGCCTGCAAATCCCCAAGAGCATGAGTCC GTCTTCCCTCCTGTCTGAGCAGCAGAAGCAGCTCCTTCTCCAGCAGCACTTCACTCCA GAGCAGCAGGTGGTGGTCTATCAGATGCTGCAGCAGCAGTGGCAGAGGGAGCTACAGCGCCTCACACTGACCGGGGCCCTCACCTCCACCCCCACTGCCCAGTCCCCAAACCTGGGGGCCTCGCCCCTGCAGGGTGGCCAGGGAAACCCCCTCTTCGGCCTACAGGAGAATGCACTTCACAAGCCCGGGGTGAGTGCCGATATGCAGTTGTTCGAGACTCCTTATTTGAATAGGCCATTGTATATGTCAATTCTTGATCGACTGAAGCTTTAA